A part of Solicola gregarius genomic DNA contains:
- a CDS encoding AAA family ATPase, with the protein MSDHLPSSPGTLAERLRSVDYLPDEGLATVTYLALSMQRPILLEGEPGTGKTALAEALAEALALPLVRLQCYEGIDATQALYDWDFTRQILHLRTVEATSRGDLDAAAVEQSLFDDRFLLARPILRALQESPAILLIDEIDRADDEFEAFLLEVLSTNQVTIPELGTVRAAEPPIVVLTSNRTRELHDALKRRCLYHWIDHPGLAREIEIVRARIPDVPKLLAEQVATAVQQLRATDEMLKPPGVAETLDWARALRQLGRQELDLETAAATIGAVCKYREDIDRVRESLDRLLRT; encoded by the coding sequence GTGTCGGATCATTTGCCCTCTTCCCCCGGTACGCTCGCGGAGCGGCTCCGCTCGGTCGATTACCTGCCAGACGAGGGGCTCGCGACCGTCACGTACCTCGCTCTCTCCATGCAGCGTCCGATCCTGCTGGAGGGCGAGCCGGGTACGGGCAAGACCGCGCTCGCCGAGGCACTCGCCGAGGCACTCGCGCTGCCGCTCGTACGACTGCAGTGCTACGAGGGCATCGACGCCACCCAGGCGTTGTACGACTGGGACTTCACCCGCCAGATCCTGCACCTGCGTACGGTCGAGGCGACCTCGCGCGGTGACCTCGACGCTGCCGCGGTCGAGCAGTCGCTGTTCGACGACCGGTTCCTGCTCGCCCGGCCGATCCTGAGGGCGCTGCAGGAGAGCCCGGCGATCCTGCTGATCGACGAGATCGATCGCGCCGACGACGAGTTCGAGGCGTTCCTGCTCGAGGTGCTGTCGACCAACCAGGTGACGATCCCCGAGCTCGGCACGGTACGCGCCGCGGAACCACCGATCGTGGTGCTCACGTCCAACCGCACCCGCGAGCTGCACGACGCGCTCAAGCGGCGCTGCCTCTACCACTGGATCGACCATCCCGGGCTGGCCCGCGAGATCGAGATCGTACGCGCGCGCATCCCCGACGTACCCAAGCTGCTCGCCGAGCAGGTCGCGACCGCGGTGCAGCAGCTGCGTGCGACCGACGAGATGCTGAAGCCGCCCGGCGTCGCCGAGACACTCGACTGGGCACGGGCACTGCGCCAGCTCGGTCGTCAGGAACTCGACCTCGAGACGGCCGCGGCGACGATCGGCGCGGTCTGCAAGTACCGCGAGGACATCGACCGGGTACGAGAGTCGCTCGATCGGTTGCTACGCACATGA
- a CDS encoding N-acetylmuramoyl-L-alanine amidase, whose amino-acid sequence MRTLSVLGCAFVLAIGACGSPGDDTEPVSDSSAQLSADSADAAARKPLRGKRIVLDPGHQLGNARFPDKINRPVPAGGFKKPCNTTGTSTNGGYAEATFTWRVSRLLAHKLRRLGAKVRLTRHSNRLDRWGPCVNVRGRAGNKWRAQLKVSVHADGASASGRGFHVIAPTRRKPWTADIYRPSKRLAKATRHGLHKRHFPVSNYAGSHGLDFRSDLGTLNLSDVPTVMVELGNMRNRRDARTMTSGKGRHRYARALLTGVRTYLHR is encoded by the coding sequence ATGCGTACTCTCTCGGTCCTCGGCTGCGCGTTCGTACTCGCGATCGGCGCGTGCGGCTCCCCCGGCGACGACACGGAGCCGGTGAGCGACTCGTCGGCACAGCTCTCCGCCGACTCTGCCGATGCCGCGGCCCGCAAGCCGCTCCGCGGCAAGCGAATTGTGCTCGACCCCGGCCACCAGCTCGGCAATGCGCGGTTCCCCGACAAGATCAACCGCCCGGTTCCCGCCGGGGGCTTCAAGAAGCCGTGCAACACCACGGGCACCTCCACGAACGGCGGGTACGCCGAGGCGACGTTCACCTGGCGGGTGAGCAGGCTGCTGGCGCACAAGCTGCGCCGGCTCGGCGCGAAGGTGCGGCTCACCCGGCACTCGAACCGGCTCGACCGCTGGGGTCCGTGCGTGAACGTACGCGGTCGCGCCGGCAACAAATGGAGGGCGCAGCTGAAGGTCAGCGTGCATGCCGACGGAGCGTCCGCGAGCGGCCGGGGGTTCCACGTGATCGCGCCGACCCGACGCAAGCCGTGGACGGCAGACATCTACCGTCCGTCGAAGCGACTCGCCAAGGCGACCAGGCACGGCCTGCACAAGCGGCACTTCCCCGTATCGAACTACGCCGGCTCGCACGGGCTCGACTTCCGCAGCGATCTCGGCACCCTCAACCTGTCGGACGTGCCGACGGTCATGGTCGAGCTCGGCAACATGCGCAACCGCCGCGATGCGCGCACCATGACGAGCGGCAAGGGCCGCCACCGGTACGCCCGCGCCCTGCTCACCGGCGTACGCACGTACCTCCACCGCTGA
- a CDS encoding ArgE/DapE family deacylase yields the protein MNDAEAKVLAQIDEDQIAADLAALVSIPSVDGSDAEHEVQAWCAQRLGELGLDVDHWRIELADLRQDPEFPGMEVEREEAWGCVGTWQGAEPDEWPALILNGHVDVVPPGDLELWPNHDPFTLRLVDGEWWGRGANDMKGGVAAILGAVAALKRAGVRPRRSLAVHTVVGEEDGGLGTYATLLRGHTGDTCVIAEPTNHDIVSANAGSLTFRIIIQGQSTHGSRRTTGVSAIEKFEVVHAALRELELDRNEEIESRFAHLDLGWPISVGIISAGDWASTVPDRCTIEGRYGVMPGESVVDAKAAFFSAVMAACMNDPWLREHPVELTWPGGLFAPGQLIDGHPLLEQVQRAAVDAGAALPKAIGGPYGSDLRQYAAVGVPTLQYGPGDARYAHSIDERVAVDDVLHCAKTYALMALRECG from the coding sequence ATGAACGACGCCGAAGCCAAGGTGCTCGCGCAGATCGACGAGGACCAGATCGCCGCCGACCTCGCGGCGCTCGTGAGCATCCCCAGCGTCGACGGCAGCGATGCCGAGCACGAGGTCCAGGCGTGGTGCGCCCAGCGCCTCGGCGAGCTCGGCCTCGACGTAGACCACTGGCGCATCGAGCTCGCCGACCTGCGACAGGATCCCGAGTTCCCGGGCATGGAGGTCGAGCGCGAGGAGGCGTGGGGCTGCGTGGGTACGTGGCAGGGCGCCGAGCCCGACGAGTGGCCCGCGCTCATCCTGAACGGCCATGTCGATGTCGTACCACCTGGTGACCTCGAGCTGTGGCCGAACCACGACCCGTTCACGTTGCGGCTGGTCGACGGCGAGTGGTGGGGGCGCGGGGCCAACGACATGAAGGGCGGGGTCGCCGCGATCCTCGGCGCCGTCGCCGCGCTCAAGCGTGCAGGCGTGCGCCCGCGGCGGTCGCTCGCGGTGCACACCGTCGTCGGCGAGGAGGACGGTGGTCTCGGCACGTACGCCACGCTGCTGCGCGGCCACACCGGCGACACCTGCGTGATCGCCGAGCCGACCAACCACGACATCGTGTCGGCCAACGCCGGATCGCTGACGTTCCGCATCATCATCCAGGGCCAGTCGACGCACGGCTCGCGGCGTACGACGGGTGTGAGCGCGATCGAGAAGTTCGAGGTGGTGCACGCCGCCCTCCGCGAGCTCGAACTCGACCGCAACGAGGAGATCGAGTCGCGCTTCGCGCATCTCGATCTCGGCTGGCCGATCTCCGTCGGCATCATCAGCGCGGGCGATTGGGCGAGCACCGTACCCGACCGCTGCACGATCGAGGGGCGCTACGGCGTGATGCCGGGCGAGTCGGTCGTCGACGCGAAGGCGGCGTTCTTCTCCGCCGTGATGGCCGCCTGCATGAACGATCCGTGGCTTCGCGAGCACCCGGTCGAGCTGACCTGGCCGGGCGGGCTCTTCGCACCCGGCCAGCTCATCGACGGACACCCGCTGCTCGAGCAGGTGCAGCGCGCCGCCGTCGACGCGGGTGCGGCTCTGCCCAAGGCGATCGGCGGCCCGTACGGCTCGGACCTGCGGCAGTACGCCGCGGTCGGTGTCCCCACCCTTCAGTACGGGCCTGGCGACGCCAGGTACGCGCACTCGATCGACGAGCGGGTCGCGGTCGACGACGTCCTGCACTGCGCCAAGACCTACGCGCTGATGGCGCTGCGCGAGTGTGGGTGA
- a CDS encoding nucleotidyltransferase family protein: MSVAGLLLAAGAGTRMGGPKALVEGADGVPWAVSSAQVLRDGGCDEVVVVVGAAAQRVRRVLHDEPVRTVFASSWAEGMGASLRVGLSALATGSRADAVVVHLVDLPDVGADVVGRLVRVAVHDGLARAAYDDGRPGHPVLIGRDHWHGAIAAAVGDRGARDYLAGREVAAIDCSDLATGIDIDSR; this comes from the coding sequence ATGAGCGTTGCCGGATTGTTGCTCGCTGCCGGAGCAGGCACTCGGATGGGCGGGCCGAAAGCCCTCGTCGAGGGCGCCGACGGTGTGCCGTGGGCGGTGTCGTCGGCGCAGGTCTTACGCGACGGCGGGTGCGACGAGGTCGTCGTGGTCGTCGGTGCGGCGGCCCAGCGCGTACGTCGGGTGTTGCACGACGAGCCGGTGCGTACGGTGTTCGCGTCGTCCTGGGCGGAGGGGATGGGTGCGTCGCTGCGGGTAGGGCTCAGTGCGCTCGCGACCGGGTCGCGGGCGGACGCAGTGGTCGTCCACCTCGTCGACCTCCCGGACGTCGGGGCGGACGTCGTCGGGCGGCTCGTCCGGGTCGCCGTGCACGACGGGCTCGCGCGGGCGGCGTACGACGACGGGCGTCCGGGCCACCCGGTGCTGATCGGTCGCGACCACTGGCATGGTGCGATCGCCGCGGCGGTGGGCGACCGCGGCGCGCGCGACTACCTGGCCGGACGCGAGGTGGCGGCCATCGACTGCTCCGACCTCGCGACCGGCATCGACATCGACTCCCGCTGA
- a CDS encoding YqeB family protein yields the protein MTARNRHDETSVGCSVGSRVTLAVGAPVLAVLLAWVVPAAADWIHGRPRFAESSTVQRIAAAHDGTTQAIVLTAALMCGAALAAYAIRTALTIHVGHDTVTLSRGRRVESYPRDLIDAVFVEDGRLVLLDTRTRVLADARLTGHVDALPDAFRIHHYPWNDHDPYADELQRWIADGPEIGHADHEVFRARAQALASDDRATARRLRRELDGLGYIVRDEGNRQYWRRMH from the coding sequence ATGACCGCGCGCAACCGCCACGACGAAACATCGGTCGGCTGCTCCGTCGGGTCGCGCGTCACGCTCGCCGTCGGCGCCCCCGTACTCGCGGTGCTGCTCGCCTGGGTCGTCCCTGCGGCCGCCGACTGGATCCACGGCCGTCCCCGGTTCGCAGAGTCGAGCACGGTGCAGCGGATCGCGGCCGCGCACGACGGAACGACGCAGGCCATCGTGCTGACCGCGGCATTGATGTGTGGCGCGGCATTGGCGGCGTACGCGATCCGCACCGCGCTGACGATCCACGTCGGTCACGACACCGTCACCCTGTCGCGCGGGCGCCGAGTCGAGTCGTACCCGCGCGACCTGATCGACGCCGTCTTCGTCGAGGACGGCCGACTCGTCCTGTTGGACACTCGTACGCGGGTCCTCGCCGACGCCCGGCTCACCGGCCACGTCGACGCCCTGCCCGACGCGTTTCGCATCCACCACTACCCGTGGAACGACCACGACCCGTACGCAGACGAGTTGCAGCGATGGATCGCCGACGGCCCCGAGATCGGGCACGCGGACCACGAGGTGTTCCGCGCCCGCGCGCAAGCGCTCGCATCCGACGACCGAGCGACCGCCCGCCGGCTCCGCCGGGAGCTCGACGGGCTCGGCTACATCGTGCGCGACGAAGGCAACCGACAGTACTGGCGCCGGATGCATTGA
- a CDS encoding adenylyltransferase/cytidyltransferase family protein: protein MADRTVITFGTYDVFHVGHVRLLERARALGDRLVVGVSSDALNISKKGRPPVYSQDERMEIVASLRAVDDVFVEESLELKREYIVEHKADILTMGDDWKGRFDEMADICEVVYFPRTPSVSTTALIEHIANR, encoded by the coding sequence GTGGCCGACCGTACGGTCATCACGTTTGGCACCTACGACGTGTTTCACGTCGGCCACGTACGGCTACTCGAGCGCGCGCGAGCGCTCGGCGACCGGCTGGTCGTCGGAGTGTCGTCGGACGCGCTGAACATCAGCAAGAAGGGTCGCCCGCCGGTGTACTCCCAGGACGAGCGGATGGAAATCGTCGCCAGCCTGCGCGCCGTCGACGACGTGTTCGTCGAGGAGAGCCTCGAGCTCAAGCGCGAGTACATCGTCGAGCACAAGGCCGACATCCTCACGATGGGCGACGACTGGAAGGGCCGCTTCGACGAGATGGCCGACATCTGCGAGGTCGTCTACTTCCCGCGCACGCCGTCGGTCTCGACCACGGCGCTGATCGAGCACATCGCCAACCGCTGA
- a CDS encoding dipeptidase gives MPRPEIFDGHNDLPWAHRDLYAYDLDRGDIALPRPELHTDLPRLRKGGVGAQFWSVFVPSQLAGDAAVTATLEQVDFVRRMIERYDDLVLARTAGEVEAAMADGRIASLLGMEGGHSINESLGTLRAMHALGVRYMTLTHNDNVPWADSATDAAVLGGLNDFGREVVREMNRIGMLVDLSHVSADVMRDALEVTSSPVVFSHSNARTVCDVTRNVPDDVLAELPSNGGVCMLTFVPMFTSPGAARWYQECLEIAAERGLDPRSFADLDPVMVARAKTDPPPTSTLDDVVAHIEHVREVAGVEHVGLGGDFDGTTFLTRGLEDVGCYPNLLARLAERGWSESELALLAHGNVLRVLRAAVPD, from the coding sequence ATGCCTCGCCCTGAGATCTTCGACGGTCACAACGATCTGCCGTGGGCGCATCGCGACCTGTACGCGTACGACCTCGATCGCGGCGACATCGCGCTGCCGCGACCGGAGCTCCACACCGACCTGCCGCGTCTCCGCAAGGGTGGCGTCGGTGCGCAGTTCTGGTCGGTCTTCGTACCGTCGCAGCTCGCAGGTGACGCCGCCGTGACCGCGACACTCGAGCAGGTCGACTTCGTACGCCGGATGATCGAGCGCTACGACGACCTCGTACTCGCGCGGACCGCCGGTGAGGTTGAGGCGGCGATGGCCGACGGCCGGATCGCCTCGCTCCTCGGCATGGAGGGCGGGCACAGCATCAACGAGTCGCTGGGCACGCTGCGGGCGATGCACGCGCTCGGGGTGCGGTACATGACCCTCACGCACAATGACAATGTGCCGTGGGCCGACTCCGCGACCGACGCTGCAGTGCTCGGCGGGCTCAACGACTTCGGCCGCGAGGTCGTACGCGAGATGAACCGCATCGGCATGCTCGTCGACCTCTCCCACGTGAGCGCCGACGTCATGCGGGACGCCCTCGAGGTCACGTCGTCGCCGGTGGTCTTCAGCCACTCCAACGCCCGTACGGTCTGCGACGTCACGCGTAACGTGCCCGACGACGTGTTGGCGGAGCTCCCGTCGAACGGCGGTGTCTGCATGCTGACGTTCGTGCCGATGTTCACCAGCCCGGGTGCCGCGAGGTGGTACCAGGAGTGCCTTGAGATCGCAGCGGAGCGGGGACTCGACCCGCGCAGCTTCGCCGATCTCGACCCGGTCATGGTGGCTCGGGCCAAGACCGATCCGCCGCCCACGTCGACACTCGACGACGTCGTCGCGCACATCGAGCACGTACGCGAGGTCGCCGGCGTCGAGCACGTCGGACTCGGCGGTGACTTCGACGGCACGACGTTCCTCACTCGCGGCCTCGAGGACGTCGGCTGCTACCCCAATCTTCTTGCCAGGCTGGCCGAACGAGGCTGGTCCGAATCGGAGCTCGCGCTGCTGGCGCATGGAAATGTCCTCCGCGTGCTACGCGCGGCCGTACCCGACTGA
- a CDS encoding vWA domain-containing protein, with product MSDADEVFAGFARAVAAAGVSVTPDRTQTYLEAVSRAGADDRAASYWAGRATLCSTPDDFAAYDATFETWFSAEPPTLRDKRRTESRSVPQADLSSADAEGDGDSHNLSVVASAEEVLRNRDVADLPPAERTLLNRMFARLEPHPPTRRSPRRRHSRRGEIDPARTVRDQLRRAGEPGPLRYRRRRVRERRTVWLIDVSGSMEPYADSLLRLAHRAVTAAPRTTEVFTLGTRLTRVTPALRLRDPELALTTAGSVVPDWSGGTRLGEVLRAFVDRWGQRGMARSAVVVVCSDGWERGDPVLLGQQVERLSRLTYRLVWANPHRGKVGYEPVQGGIAAVLPYVDALVAGHSMRTFGELLAVVAAPAP from the coding sequence ATGAGCGACGCCGACGAGGTCTTCGCCGGCTTCGCGCGCGCGGTCGCGGCGGCCGGGGTCTCCGTCACGCCCGACCGCACCCAGACCTACCTCGAGGCGGTCTCGCGCGCCGGGGCCGACGACCGCGCGGCGTCGTACTGGGCAGGGCGCGCGACGCTGTGCTCGACGCCCGACGACTTCGCGGCGTACGACGCGACGTTCGAGACGTGGTTCAGCGCCGAGCCGCCGACCCTGCGCGACAAGCGGCGCACGGAGTCGCGTTCGGTGCCGCAGGCAGACCTGTCGTCGGCCGACGCCGAGGGTGACGGCGATTCGCACAACCTCTCGGTCGTCGCCAGCGCCGAGGAGGTACTGCGCAACCGCGATGTCGCCGATCTGCCGCCGGCCGAGCGAACCCTGCTCAACCGGATGTTCGCCCGGCTGGAGCCGCATCCGCCGACCCGGCGCAGTCCGCGACGACGGCACAGCCGGCGCGGGGAGATCGATCCTGCCCGCACGGTGCGCGATCAGCTGCGCAGGGCGGGCGAGCCGGGGCCGCTCCGTTACCGGCGTCGGCGCGTACGAGAGCGGCGTACCGTCTGGCTGATCGACGTGTCCGGATCGATGGAGCCGTACGCCGACAGCCTGCTCCGCCTCGCGCATCGTGCCGTGACGGCGGCGCCCCGTACGACCGAGGTGTTCACGCTCGGCACCCGGCTGACCAGGGTCACGCCGGCCCTACGCCTGCGCGATCCGGAGCTGGCGCTCACCACCGCGGGGAGCGTGGTGCCGGACTGGTCCGGTGGCACGCGCCTCGGTGAGGTACTCCGGGCGTTCGTCGACCGGTGGGGCCAGCGGGGCATGGCGCGCAGTGCCGTCGTTGTCGTGTGCAGTGACGGCTGGGAGCGCGGCGACCCGGTGCTGCTGGGCCAGCAGGTCGAGCGGCTGTCGCGCCTCACGTACCGGCTCGTCTGGGCCAACCCGCACCGCGGCAAGGTCGGGTACGAGCCGGTGCAGGGCGGCATTGCGGCGGTGCTTCCGTACGTCGACGCGCTCGTCGCGGGCCACTCGATGCGTACGTTCGGCGAGCTGCTGGCCGTCGTCGCCGCTCCCGCCCCGTGA